A window of the Salipiger sp. H15 genome harbors these coding sequences:
- a CDS encoding FAD-dependent oxidoreductase → MAEAKHTEILVIGAGIIGVTAALALQSEGRKVRILDRAGVAAGTSVGNAGAFAYADVEPLATPGIMRKAPKWLLDPLGPLSLRPGYALQLTPWLLQFWRASRKDRYAAAVKAQSELMQVSQQAQERLISQVSGETLMRREGQMQLYEGKASYAASLPSWELRRRHGVKFELLESPEAIAEIQPGVARRFTHAGYTPEWKNTVDPAVWTRHVAEAFVAGGGTIEITEIRALRPLEHGVEVETGNGTLRAAKVVLAAGAWSRRIARSLGDRIPLDTERGYNTTFPSASFDLRTHLTFSDHGFVVTRIGEGLRVGGAVELGGLDLPPNFRRAEILVEKTARFLSGFEPTGGRQWMGFRPSMPDSLPVISASPKSPDVIYAFGHGHLGLTQSAGTAQLVAALCAGRAPEIDLSPFRADRF, encoded by the coding sequence ATGGCTGAGGCCAAGCACACTGAAATTCTTGTCATCGGCGCGGGCATCATCGGGGTGACCGCCGCGCTGGCGCTGCAATCCGAGGGCCGCAAGGTCCGCATCCTCGACCGCGCGGGCGTCGCCGCCGGAACCTCGGTGGGCAATGCCGGGGCCTTCGCCTATGCCGACGTCGAGCCGCTGGCGACCCCCGGCATCATGCGCAAGGCGCCGAAATGGCTGCTCGATCCGCTGGGCCCGCTGTCGCTGCGCCCCGGCTACGCGCTGCAGCTCACCCCCTGGCTGCTGCAGTTCTGGCGCGCCAGCCGCAAGGACCGCTACGCGGCCGCCGTCAAGGCGCAGTCCGAGCTGATGCAGGTCTCGCAGCAGGCGCAGGAGCGGCTGATCTCGCAGGTCTCGGGCGAGACGCTGATGCGCCGCGAGGGGCAGATGCAGCTCTACGAGGGCAAGGCCTCCTACGCGGCGAGCCTGCCGTCCTGGGAGCTGCGCCGCCGGCACGGCGTCAAGTTCGAGCTGCTGGAAAGCCCCGAGGCCATCGCCGAGATCCAGCCCGGAGTCGCGCGGCGCTTCACCCATGCCGGCTACACGCCCGAGTGGAAGAACACCGTCGATCCGGCGGTCTGGACGCGCCATGTCGCCGAGGCCTTCGTCGCGGGCGGCGGCACAATCGAGATCACCGAGATCCGCGCGCTGCGCCCGCTCGAGCACGGGGTCGAGGTCGAGACTGGCAACGGCACGCTGCGTGCCGCCAAGGTGGTGCTGGCCGCCGGGGCCTGGTCGCGCCGCATTGCCCGCTCGCTCGGCGACCGCATCCCGCTCGACACCGAGCGCGGCTACAACACCACCTTCCCCAGCGCCAGTTTCGATCTGCGCACCCACCTCACCTTCAGCGACCACGGCTTCGTCGTGACCCGCATCGGCGAGGGGCTGCGCGTCGGCGGCGCGGTGGAACTGGGCGGGCTCGACCTGCCGCCGAACTTCCGCCGTGCCGAGATCCTCGTGGAGAAGACCGCGAGGTTCCTCTCCGGTTTCGAGCCCACGGGTGGCCGGCAGTGGATGGGCTTCCGCCCGTCGATGCCCGACAGCCTGCCGGTGATCTCGGCCTCGCCGAAGTCGCCGGACGTGATCTACGCCTTCGGCCACGGCCACCTCGGCCTCACGCAATCGGCCGGCACGGCGCAGCTGGTCGCCGCGCTCTGCGCCGGGCGCGCGCCCGAGATCGACCTCTCGCCCTTCCGCGCCGACCGGTTCTGA
- a CDS encoding dihydrodipicolinate synthase family protein has product MNTDAFFGTIPALLTPCTPDRQPDFDALVKKGKDLIAAGMSAVVYCGSCGDWPLLTDEQRMEGVARLTEAGVPVIVGTGAINTKSAVAHAAHAQKVGAAGLMVIPRVLSRGLSVAAQRNHFKAILDAAPDVPAIIYNSPYYGYATKADLFFALRAEHPNLIGFKEFGGKADLSYAAEHITSQDDDVILMVGVDTEVYHGFVKCGAVGAITGIGTIFPKEALLQVALSRRAATGCPEADMRARELAEAFSVLAKFDEGVDLVLYFKHLMVLKGEEEYRLNINETDALSPSQAGFCEAQFHQFNRWFANWSKQGGVIAECM; this is encoded by the coding sequence ATGAACACAGACGCGTTTTTCGGCACCATCCCCGCCCTGCTCACCCCCTGCACCCCCGACCGCCAGCCGGATTTCGACGCGCTGGTGAAGAAGGGCAAGGACCTGATCGCGGCGGGCATGTCCGCGGTCGTCTACTGCGGCTCCTGCGGTGACTGGCCCCTGCTTACCGACGAGCAGCGCATGGAAGGCGTCGCGCGCCTGACCGAGGCGGGCGTGCCCGTCATCGTCGGCACCGGCGCGATCAACACCAAGTCGGCCGTCGCCCATGCCGCCCACGCCCAGAAGGTCGGCGCCGCGGGACTGATGGTGATCCCGCGCGTGCTGTCCCGCGGCCTCTCGGTCGCCGCGCAGCGCAACCACTTCAAGGCGATCCTCGATGCCGCGCCCGACGTGCCCGCGATCATCTACAACAGCCCCTATTACGGCTATGCCACCAAGGCGGACCTGTTCTTTGCCCTGCGCGCCGAGCACCCCAACCTGATCGGCTTCAAGGAATTCGGAGGCAAGGCGGATCTGAGCTACGCGGCCGAGCACATCACCTCGCAGGACGATGACGTGATCCTCATGGTCGGCGTCGACACCGAGGTCTACCACGGCTTCGTCAAGTGCGGCGCCGTGGGCGCGATCACCGGCATCGGCACGATCTTCCCGAAGGAGGCGCTGCTGCAGGTCGCCCTGTCGCGCCGCGCCGCGACCGGCTGCCCCGAGGCCGACATGCGCGCGCGCGAGCTGGCCGAGGCCTTCTCGGTGCTGGCGAAATTCGACGAGGGCGTCGATCTGGTGCTGTACTTCAAGCACCTGATGGTGCTCAAAGGCGAAGAGGAGTACCGTCTCAACATCAACGAGACCGACGCGCTGTCGCCGTCGCAGGCCGGGTTCTGCGAGGCGCAGTTCCACCAGTTCAACCGCTGGTTCGCGAATTGGTCCAAGCAGGGCGGAGTGATCGCCGAATGCATGTGA
- a CDS encoding type II secretion system F family protein, with protein MLNAPIAIYGLIFVAVLLVTDTVLRAVFSARRNSLEVRNRLEALKLRSGAEVAYSELLLRRGVTGQGGREALLSALRRFYAQTGLDMPLGKRLLVLVGLFLGGFFVGRLVLGLGGGLLNLGFAFVFMLALSGLLLVRRRQARIKKLTSQLAPAIDIIVRSLNAGHPLASAIALVAREMPDPIGSEFGILSDQMTFGLELDQAMLNMIERAGAPELGLLAVTVSVQRGTGGNLSEILENLAKMIRDRLMLKAKIRAISAEGRITAWFMMGFPFFLFYLIKTLEPEYFDPVWDSGHGPTLVTTGLVIMAIGMLIVRKLVNFDF; from the coding sequence ATGCTGAACGCCCCCATTGCCATCTACGGCCTGATCTTCGTGGCGGTACTGCTGGTCACCGACACAGTCCTGCGCGCGGTCTTCTCGGCGCGGCGCAACTCGCTCGAGGTCCGCAACCGGCTCGAAGCGCTGAAGCTCCGGAGCGGGGCCGAGGTCGCCTATTCGGAACTGCTGCTGCGCCGCGGGGTGACCGGGCAGGGCGGCCGCGAGGCGCTTCTTTCCGCGCTGCGACGCTTCTATGCGCAGACGGGGCTCGACATGCCCCTCGGCAAGCGCCTGCTGGTTCTCGTCGGCCTGTTCCTCGGCGGCTTCTTCGTCGGCCGGCTGGTCCTCGGGCTCGGCGGCGGCCTGCTCAACCTGGGCTTCGCCTTCGTGTTCATGCTCGCCCTGTCGGGGCTTCTGCTCGTCCGCCGCCGGCAGGCGCGGATCAAGAAGCTGACCAGCCAGCTTGCGCCCGCGATCGACATCATCGTGCGCAGCCTGAATGCGGGCCATCCGCTGGCATCGGCGATCGCGCTGGTGGCGCGGGAAATGCCCGACCCCATCGGCTCGGAGTTCGGCATCCTGAGCGACCAGATGACCTTCGGCCTCGAGCTCGACCAGGCGATGCTGAACATGATCGAGCGGGCCGGCGCACCCGAGCTCGGGCTGCTGGCGGTGACCGTCAGCGTGCAGCGCGGCACCGGCGGAAACCTGTCCGAGATCCTCGAGAACCTCGCCAAGATGATCCGCGACCGCCTGATGCTAAAGGCCAAGATCCGCGCGATCTCGGCGGAGGGGCGGATCACCGCATGGTTCATGATGGGGTTCCCGTTCTTCCTCTTCTACCTGATCAAGACGCTCGAGCCCGAGTATTTCGACCCTGTCTGGGACAGCGGTCACGGCCCGACGCTGGTCACCACGGGCCTCGTGATCATGGCGATCGGCATGCTGATCGTCCGCAAGCTGGTGAATTTCGATTTCTGA
- a CDS encoding type II secretion system F family protein, with translation MNENLILIAIFVAVLIASFALLTALIQRKDVRRNIEDTRRRRRSESEIDELLGTGNERLRYYLDVVQNGHKDSLEMRLVQAGYLSSSAIAKFQLLRFAASLSVFLGVHLGLQKVAPGVSSSMLLVLAAMAGGLVFMLCSMILERIGLKRMREFRKIFPDFMDLLLVCVDAGLSIDAAIDRVTREFLQTVPDFGVQLSIINLEVRAGRPLHEALNNFAGRVRIEEARTLAVLFRQSEELGASVSRTLRTFAKEMRDMRIVKAEEKANALPVKMLFPMAVCMFPVSLLIVLVPIMMTILEIIQTLSPG, from the coding sequence ATGAACGAGAACCTGATCCTGATCGCGATTTTCGTCGCGGTGCTGATCGCGAGCTTTGCCCTGCTGACCGCGCTCATCCAGCGCAAGGACGTGCGGCGCAACATCGAGGATACGCGCCGGCGACGGCGCAGCGAATCCGAGATCGACGAGCTGCTCGGCACCGGCAACGAGCGGCTGCGCTACTATCTCGACGTGGTCCAGAACGGCCACAAGGACAGCCTCGAGATGCGCCTCGTGCAGGCGGGATACCTCTCGAGTTCGGCGATCGCCAAGTTCCAGCTGCTGCGCTTCGCGGCGTCTCTGTCGGTCTTCCTCGGCGTGCACCTCGGGTTGCAGAAGGTCGCGCCGGGCGTGAGCAGCTCGATGCTGCTCGTGCTGGCCGCCATGGCCGGCGGGCTGGTCTTCATGCTGTGCTCGATGATCCTCGAACGGATCGGGCTGAAGCGGATGCGCGAATTCCGCAAGATCTTCCCCGACTTCATGGATCTTCTGCTGGTCTGCGTCGACGCCGGGCTCAGCATCGACGCGGCCATCGACCGGGTGACCCGGGAATTCCTGCAGACCGTCCCGGATTTCGGCGTGCAGCTCTCGATCATCAACCTCGAGGTCCGTGCGGGGCGTCCGCTCCACGAGGCGCTGAACAATTTCGCGGGGCGCGTCCGGATCGAGGAGGCCCGCACGCTGGCGGTGCTCTTCCGCCAGTCCGAGGAACTGGGCGCGAGCGTGAGCCGCACGCTTCGCACCTTCGCGAAGGAAATGCGCGACATGCGCATCGTGAAGGCCGAGGAGAAGGCGAACGCGCTGCCGGTGAAGATGCTGTTCCCGATGGCCGTCTGCATGTTCCCGGTCAGCCTGCTCATCGTGCTGGTCCCGATCATGATGACAATTCTCGAGATCATCCAGACGCTGTCGCCGGGCTGA
- a CDS encoding ATPase: protein MKLFFKSSDAPASGSRSQTPAPEAEAARSGDMAISADTALSTDEPIATDEVITPPARPEPSAATPLAGRLFLPAPSPKTVEETGLSESFLINHLCKVMHAGGTLTPAQIADVVKLPKLVCRQIIKQMTALMLVEAQGLDSADIKSDIRYTLTNLGKAWALDALNVSQYIGPAPVTLDAFEAQIRRQSINHEEIHRSELDLALSHLVIPDILKAQLGPAANSGRSMLLYGEPGNGKTSLAEALGKSFRDVVSFPHAILVGHQIIRFHDETLHQAAELPEDQPRGDMRWVPCHRPVVIAGGELMLHMLDLSFEHTARFYEAPMHLKALGGVFVLDDFGRQAEPPQAYLNRWIVPLEKGFDILSLHTGKKFSVPFDQLVVFSSNMMPEEMGDDAALRRIYFKIHVPSPSKDDYFQIFRSACHDVGIAWEPEVMERFYEDKYETAGFVTSGAHPGFLLRHILAACRYLEREPVLSLDLLELAWRNVAASKRRDRR, encoded by the coding sequence GTGAAACTGTTTTTCAAGTCCTCGGACGCGCCCGCTTCCGGGAGCCGCAGCCAGACCCCGGCACCTGAAGCCGAAGCGGCCCGGTCCGGCGACATGGCAATTTCCGCCGACACCGCACTTTCCACCGACGAGCCGATCGCCACGGACGAGGTGATCACCCCACCGGCGCGGCCCGAGCCTTCCGCCGCCACGCCGCTCGCGGGGAGGCTGTTCCTTCCCGCGCCGTCGCCCAAGACAGTCGAGGAGACCGGGCTTTCCGAGAGCTTCCTGATCAACCACCTCTGCAAGGTCATGCACGCGGGCGGGACCCTGACCCCGGCGCAGATCGCCGACGTGGTGAAGCTGCCGAAACTGGTCTGCCGGCAGATCATCAAGCAGATGACCGCCCTCATGCTGGTCGAGGCGCAGGGGCTCGACTCCGCCGACATCAAGTCGGACATCCGCTACACGCTCACCAATCTCGGCAAGGCCTGGGCGCTGGATGCCCTCAACGTCTCGCAATACATCGGCCCGGCCCCGGTCACGCTCGACGCCTTCGAGGCGCAGATCCGGCGCCAGTCGATCAACCACGAGGAAATCCACCGCTCCGAGCTCGACCTGGCGCTGTCGCACCTCGTCATCCCGGACATCCTCAAGGCTCAGCTCGGGCCGGCGGCGAACTCCGGTCGGTCCATGCTGCTCTACGGCGAGCCGGGCAATGGCAAGACCTCGCTGGCGGAGGCGCTCGGCAAGTCCTTCCGCGACGTGGTGAGCTTTCCCCATGCCATCCTCGTCGGGCACCAGATCATCCGCTTCCACGACGAGACGCTGCACCAGGCGGCCGAGCTGCCCGAGGACCAGCCGCGGGGCGACATGCGCTGGGTGCCCTGCCACCGCCCCGTGGTCATCGCCGGCGGCGAGCTCATGCTGCACATGCTTGACCTCTCGTTCGAGCACACCGCCCGCTTCTACGAGGCGCCGATGCATCTCAAGGCGCTTGGCGGGGTCTTCGTGCTCGACGACTTCGGCCGCCAGGCAGAGCCGCCGCAGGCCTACCTGAACCGCTGGATCGTGCCGCTCGAAAAGGGCTTCGACATCCTGTCGCTGCACACCGGCAAGAAGTTCAGCGTGCCCTTCGACCAGCTCGTGGTGTTCTCGTCCAACATGATGCCCGAGGAGATGGGCGACGACGCGGCGCTGCGACGGATCTACTTCAAGATCCACGTGCCCTCGCCCAGCAAGGACGACTATTTCCAGATCTTCCGCAGCGCCTGCCACGACGTCGGCATCGCCTGGGAGCCCGAGGTGATGGAGCGGTTCTACGAGGACAAGTACGAGACCGCGGGCTTCGTGACCTCGGGCGCGCATCCCGGTTTCCTGCTGCGCCACATCCTCGCCGCCTGCCGCTACCTCGAACGCGAGCCGGTGCTCTCGCTCGACCTGCTGGAACTCGCCTGGCGCAACGTCGCCGCAAGCAAGCGGCGCGACCGCCGGTAG
- a CDS encoding L,D-transpeptidase, with protein MTRSRLTRRRLLAAALGGAVAATAAAAETASVPRSHGPRSSELVRYDGAEAPGTIIISNAERTLLRVLGKGRAERYRISVGREGFTWVGTTYVGRKEEWPGWHPPAEMRKRNGSLPDYVPPGPYNPLGARALYLYSGGRDTLYRIHGTNSAGTLGGYETSGCFRLSNADVLELFGKVAIGTKVIVR; from the coding sequence ATGACACGATCTCGGCTCACGCGGCGGCGCCTGCTCGCCGCGGCGCTCGGCGGGGCGGTGGCGGCGACGGCGGCGGCGGCAGAGACCGCAAGCGTGCCGCGCAGCCACGGCCCGCGCAGCAGCGAGCTGGTGCGCTACGACGGTGCCGAGGCGCCGGGCACGATCATCATCTCGAACGCCGAGCGGACGCTGCTGCGCGTCCTCGGCAAGGGCCGCGCCGAGCGCTACCGGATCTCGGTCGGGCGCGAGGGCTTCACCTGGGTCGGCACGACCTACGTGGGCCGCAAGGAGGAATGGCCGGGCTGGCATCCTCCGGCCGAGATGCGCAAGCGCAATGGCTCGCTGCCCGATTACGTGCCGCCGGGGCCCTACAACCCGCTCGGGGCGCGGGCGCTCTACCTCTACAGCGGCGGGCGCGACACGCTCTACCGCATTCATGGAACGAATTCCGCCGGCACGCTCGGCGGTTACGAGACCTCGGGCTGCTTCCGCCTGTCGAACGCGGACGTGCTCGAGCTTTTCGGGAAAGTGGCGATCGGAACGAAGGTGATTGTGCGGTAA
- a CDS encoding proline racemase family protein yields MHVIDSHTGGEPTRVILDGGPDLGSGPLAERAAKLAAEHRDFYRSVSLEPRGQVAMVCALLVEPVDPECVTGVIYFDAEAVLGMCGHGTIGLAVTLAHMGRIGAGKHRIETPVGVVTVEVLDANTVTVTNVESRRTQAGVSVEVEGLGTVTGDVAYGGNWFFLVDPSPVPVVSSNIRQLTDMTVATRAALKAQGIAGDTGGEIDHVIFYGPADSADVHSRNFVLCPDDAYDRSPCGTGSSARLSCLAASGRLGAGEEIVQESVIGSTYRLSYAEGPRGGVIPSITGRAYVMAESTLLFDPADPFKNGITL; encoded by the coding sequence ATGCATGTGATCGACAGCCACACCGGGGGCGAGCCCACGCGGGTGATCCTCGATGGTGGTCCGGACCTCGGGTCCGGGCCGCTGGCCGAGCGCGCCGCGAAGCTCGCCGCCGAGCACCGTGACTTCTACCGCTCGGTCAGCCTCGAGCCGCGCGGGCAGGTCGCCATGGTCTGCGCGCTGCTCGTCGAGCCGGTCGACCCCGAGTGCGTGACCGGCGTCATCTACTTCGACGCCGAGGCCGTGCTTGGAATGTGCGGCCACGGCACGATCGGGCTCGCGGTCACGCTGGCGCACATGGGCCGGATCGGCGCGGGCAAGCACAGGATCGAGACCCCGGTGGGCGTGGTCACCGTCGAGGTCCTCGACGCCAACACCGTCACCGTCACCAACGTCGAGAGCCGCCGCACGCAGGCGGGCGTCTCGGTCGAGGTCGAGGGGCTCGGCACCGTCACCGGCGATGTCGCCTATGGCGGCAACTGGTTCTTCCTTGTCGACCCGAGCCCGGTTCCGGTCGTCTCGTCGAACATCCGCCAGCTCACTGACATGACCGTCGCCACCCGCGCCGCGCTGAAGGCGCAGGGCATCGCGGGCGACACCGGCGGCGAGATCGACCACGTGATCTTCTACGGTCCGGCGGACAGCGCCGACGTGCACAGCCGCAACTTCGTGCTCTGCCCCGACGACGCCTACGACCGCTCGCCCTGCGGCACCGGCAGCTCGGCGCGGCTGTCCTGCCTTGCCGCCTCCGGCCGTCTCGGCGCGGGCGAGGAGATCGTGCAGGAAAGCGTCATCGGCAGCACCTACCGGCTGTCCTACGCCGAAGGCCCCAGGGGCGGCGTGATCCCCTCGATCACCGGGCGGGCCTACGTGATGGCCGAGAGCACGCTGCTCTTCGATCCGGCCGATCCGTTCAAGAACGGCATCACCCTCTGA
- a CDS encoding CpaF family protein: protein MSAETVVALKTPEKARPAQVATAAYEPPDFVNERVTLHRFLIDKINLSILDTMEESEIHEELRPLVRGYAKEHNFPLSSAELDALIVSIGDEMLGLGPIEPLLDDDTISDILIVGAGTVFVERFGRLERAKVRFKDEDHLLRIINKIVASVGRRVDESSPLVDARLADGSRVNVAIRPVAVDGPQVSIRKFAKRPYSLDRLVDNNALAPGMAALLAAAVEGKVSIVVSGGTGSGKTTMLNALSSYIPHDERLVTIEDAAELQLQQPHVVRLETRPPTVDGRNEILQRDLVKNALRMRPDRIIIGEVRGGEAFDMLQAMNTGHEGSMSTIHANNPRDAIARMEQMVGMAGMPMNQNSIRAQITSAVDLIVQLERLRDGTRRVTSIAEITGMEGDVVQLQEIMKFKRTGVDEEGRILGSFRATGIRPRFFEDLQSMGLLLTTDYFDPSKDL from the coding sequence GTGTCGGCAGAGACGGTCGTCGCGTTGAAGACGCCGGAAAAGGCGCGGCCGGCGCAGGTGGCCACGGCCGCCTACGAGCCGCCGGATTTCGTCAACGAGCGCGTCACGCTGCACCGCTTCCTCATCGACAAGATCAACCTCTCGATCCTCGACACGATGGAAGAGAGCGAGATCCACGAGGAGCTACGCCCGCTGGTGCGCGGTTACGCCAAGGAGCACAATTTCCCGCTCAGCTCCGCCGAGCTCGATGCGCTGATCGTCAGCATCGGCGACGAGATGCTCGGCCTCGGCCCGATCGAGCCGCTGCTGGATGACGACACCATCAGCGACATCCTCATCGTCGGGGCGGGCACGGTCTTCGTCGAGCGCTTCGGCCGGCTCGAGCGCGCCAAGGTCCGCTTCAAGGACGAGGACCACCTGCTGCGGATCATCAACAAGATCGTCGCCTCGGTCGGGCGCCGGGTCGATGAATCCTCGCCGCTGGTGGACGCCCGCCTTGCCGACGGCTCGCGGGTAAACGTGGCGATCCGCCCGGTCGCGGTGGACGGGCCGCAGGTCTCGATCCGCAAGTTCGCCAAGCGCCCCTATTCGCTAGACCGGCTGGTCGACAACAACGCCCTCGCCCCCGGGATGGCGGCGCTGCTCGCCGCGGCGGTCGAGGGCAAGGTGTCGATCGTGGTCTCGGGCGGCACGGGCTCGGGCAAGACCACCATGCTCAACGCCCTGTCGTCCTACATCCCGCATGACGAGCGCCTCGTGACCATCGAGGACGCGGCGGAACTGCAGCTGCAGCAGCCGCACGTGGTGCGGCTCGAGACCCGCCCGCCGACGGTGGACGGGCGCAACGAGATTCTCCAGCGCGACCTCGTGAAGAACGCACTGCGGATGCGCCCGGACCGGATCATCATCGGCGAGGTGCGCGGCGGCGAGGCCTTCGACATGCTGCAGGCGATGAACACCGGCCACGAGGGCTCGATGTCGACGATCCACGCCAACAACCCGCGCGACGCCATCGCCCGCATGGAGCAGATGGTCGGCATGGCGGGGATGCCGATGAACCAGAACAGCATCCGCGCGCAGATCACCTCGGCTGTCGACCTCATCGTGCAGCTCGAGCGGCTGCGCGACGGCACCCGGCGCGTGACCTCGATTGCCGAGATCACCGGCATGGAGGGCGACGTGGTGCAGCTCCAGGAGATCATGAAGTTCAAGCGCACCGGCGTCGACGAGGAGGGCCGGATCCTCGGCAGCTTCCGCGCGACGGGCATCCGGCCGCGGTTCTTCGAGGACCTGCAGTCCATGGGGCTGCTGCTGACCACCGACTATTTCGATCCGTCGAAGGACCTCTGA
- a CDS encoding TadE/TadG family type IV pilus assembly protein — MVTLSSLPRRFVADRSGLAMTETLMIVPVLMLVLGAMIEFGMLMYQWNQTVKAMQVGARRAAVSTPLTDISTLSQYAAGLGQGDPVPLPTSPNLPRSVSCGAGASPCNATELARLMTGSDDGGSGITGISDIAPFIGPENIRITYTESGLGYVGRPFGPVLTVTLEVRNLTFDFLLLDALIPALGTFTIPANPVAVTSEDLSDCEGGCS; from the coding sequence ATGGTGACCCTCTCCTCGCTTCCGCGGCGCTTCGTCGCCGACAGGTCCGGTCTTGCGATGACCGAGACGCTGATGATCGTGCCGGTCCTCATGCTCGTCCTGGGCGCGATGATCGAGTTCGGCATGTTGATGTACCAGTGGAACCAGACCGTGAAGGCGATGCAGGTCGGCGCGCGCCGTGCCGCGGTCTCGACGCCGCTCACCGACATCAGCACGCTGTCGCAATACGCGGCGGGGCTCGGGCAGGGCGACCCGGTGCCGCTGCCCACCTCTCCGAACCTGCCCCGTTCGGTCAGCTGCGGCGCCGGGGCGAGCCCCTGCAACGCCACCGAGCTCGCGCGGCTGATGACCGGCAGCGATGACGGCGGGTCGGGCATCACCGGGATCAGCGACATCGCCCCCTTCATCGGCCCGGAAAACATCCGGATCACCTACACGGAATCCGGCCTTGGCTACGTCGGGCGGCCCTTCGGCCCGGTGCTCACGGTCACGCTCGAAGTGCGGAATCTGACATTCGATTTTCTTCTGCTCGACGCGCTCATCCCGGCGCTGGGAACCTTCACGATCCCGGCGAACCCGGTGGCGGTCACCAGCGAAGACCTGTCCGATTGTGAAGGAGGTTGCTCATGA
- a CDS encoding GntR family transcriptional regulator, producing MRFESIDISLTRSASDIVFEALRRAIVLGEMKHGTPLRQEDIARAFNVSRVPVREAIARLEHLGLVETRRYRGAVVAPLLTQDIEEIFDLRALVESDAIRRAVPLLSPQDLDTAREAHLAFAATSDPVEWIEHNRRFHCALYAADRQKHYIGVVETMLTLSDRYLRSQLLLSDGQKKAVAEHGEILAACEAGDADRAARLVRSHVQEAKTSLLEGLEAR from the coding sequence ATGCGTTTCGAGAGCATAGACATTTCCCTGACCCGCTCGGCCTCGGACATCGTGTTCGAGGCGCTGCGCCGCGCCATCGTCCTTGGCGAGATGAAGCACGGCACCCCGCTGCGGCAGGAAGACATCGCCCGCGCCTTCAATGTCAGCCGGGTGCCGGTGCGCGAGGCCATCGCGCGGCTCGAGCACCTCGGCCTCGTCGAGACCCGGCGCTATCGCGGCGCGGTCGTCGCGCCGCTCCTGACGCAGGACATCGAGGAAATCTTCGACCTGCGCGCCCTTGTCGAAAGCGACGCCATCCGCCGCGCGGTGCCGCTGCTGAGCCCGCAGGACCTCGACACCGCCCGCGAAGCCCACCTCGCCTTCGCCGCCACCTCCGATCCGGTCGAGTGGATCGAACATAACCGGCGCTTTCACTGCGCCCTCTACGCGGCCGACCGGCAGAAACATTACATCGGCGTGGTCGAGACCATGCTGACGCTCAGCGACCGCTACCTGCGCTCGCAACTGCTGCTGTCGGACGGGCAGAAGAAGGCGGTCGCCGAGCACGGGGAAATCCTCGCCGCCTGCGAGGCGGGCGACGCGGACCGCGCCGCGCGGCTCGTCCGGTCGCACGTGCAGGAGGCCAAGACCTCCCTGCTCGAGGGCCTCGAGGCGCGGTGA
- a CDS encoding proline racemase family protein gives MRSSKVIHVVSCHAEGEVGDVIVGGVAPPPGATLWEQRRWIAEDQTLRNFVLNEPRGGVFRHVNLLVPPKHPEAQAAWIIMEPEDTPPMSGSNSICVATVLLDSGLIPMQEPVTEMVLEAPGGLVRVRADCAKGKAERIHVENLPSFASRLDVPLEVPGLGEIRIDTAFGGDSFVVVDPEALGVELVADRAREIAELGIRITNAANARYRFEHPEKPDWTHHSFCLFAGKVRRDGADLRAQSVVAIQPGKLDRSPTGTAVSARMALLHARGEMGMEDRLTGESIIGSEFTGRILGTRTVGRLEAIRPEISGRAWITGTHQHMLDPSDPWPGGYRISDTWPKLF, from the coding sequence ATGCGCAGCAGCAAGGTCATTCACGTCGTCTCGTGCCATGCCGAGGGCGAGGTCGGCGATGTCATCGTGGGCGGCGTCGCCCCGCCGCCGGGCGCGACGCTCTGGGAGCAGCGCCGCTGGATCGCCGAGGACCAGACCCTGCGCAACTTCGTGCTGAACGAGCCGCGCGGCGGCGTCTTCCGCCACGTGAACCTGCTGGTGCCGCCGAAGCACCCCGAGGCGCAGGCCGCATGGATCATCATGGAGCCCGAGGACACGCCGCCGATGTCGGGCTCGAACTCGATCTGCGTCGCGACGGTGCTGCTCGACAGCGGGCTGATCCCGATGCAGGAGCCGGTGACCGAGATGGTGCTCGAAGCGCCGGGCGGGCTGGTGCGGGTGCGGGCCGACTGCGCGAAGGGCAAGGCCGAGCGCATCCATGTCGAGAACCTGCCCTCCTTCGCCAGCCGCCTCGACGTGCCGCTCGAGGTGCCGGGGCTGGGCGAGATCCGCATCGACACGGCCTTCGGCGGCGACAGTTTCGTGGTGGTCGATCCCGAGGCGCTGGGGGTCGAGCTGGTGGCGGACCGGGCGCGCGAGATCGCCGAGCTCGGCATCCGCATCACCAACGCGGCCAACGCCCGGTACCGTTTCGAGCACCCGGAAAAGCCCGACTGGACTCACCATTCCTTCTGCCTCTTTGCCGGGAAGGTCCGGCGCGACGGTGCCGATCTGCGGGCGCAGTCGGTGGTGGCGATCCAGCCCGGCAAGCTCGACCGCTCGCCCACGGGCACGGCGGTCTCGGCGCGGATGGCGCTCTTGCACGCGCGCGGCGAGATGGGGATGGAGGACCGGCTCACGGGCGAGTCGATCATCGGCTCGGAATTCACCGGGCGCATCCTCGGCACCCGGACGGTCGGCAGGCTCGAGGCGATCCGCCCCGAGATCAGCGGCCGCGCCTGGATCACCGGCACGCACCAGCACATGCTCGACCCGTCCGATCCCTGGCCGGGCGGCTACCGGATCTCCGACACCTGGCCGAAGCTGTTCTGA